A genomic stretch from Microtus pennsylvanicus isolate mMicPen1 chromosome 11, mMicPen1.hap1, whole genome shotgun sequence includes:
- the LOC142831854 gene encoding large ribosomal subunit protein eL30, producing the protein MVAAKKTKKSLESINSRLQLVMKSGKYVLGYKQTLKMIRQGKAKLVILANNCPALRKSEIEYYAMLAKTGVHHYSGNNIELGTACGKYYRVCTLAIIDPGDSDIIRSMPEQTGEK; encoded by the coding sequence atggtggcAGCAAAGAAGACGAAAAAGTCTCTGGAGTCGATCAACTCTCGGCTCCAGCTTGTTATGAAAAGTGGGAAGTACGTGCTGGGATACAAACAGACTCTGAAGATGATCAGACAGGGCAAAGCGAAATTGGTGATCCTCGCCAACAACTGCCCCGCCTTGAGGAAATCTGAAATAGAATACTATGCCATGTTGGCTAAAACTGGTGTCCATCACTACAGTGGCAATAACATTGAGTTGGGCACAGCGTGTGGAAAATACTACAGAGTATGCACACTGGCCATCATTGACCCAGGTGATTCTGACATTATTAGAAGCATGCCAGAACAGACTGGTGAAAAGtaa